The window TGGCAGGTGAAGATGCAGAGAAAGGTAATAAGTTAGGGGTAATAAGGTAACTCAACAGCCTTAAAGGGTCAGTGCAGCTTCCAAGACAATAAACATAAGTCGGAACTAAGGAATTCATTGCTCAGGTCACCAGGCTGATCAACTCAGAGGTAAATCTGCTCAGCCATGGctaaaagccaaaaataaaatccaaaaccaAATACGTAAAAGTTGCGAGAGCAGCAACAGCTAAGAATCACAGAATTCCCTACAGGTAAGGAAATCTTACCAATCATCTTAGCCAGCCCTTTCacgttaccagtggggagaaacAAGACTTAAAGAGGGAGAGGTAACTTGCCCAGCTAGTTTCTGACGGAATCACCAAATGCCAGCCATTTGTGAGTTCCAGTCCGTTATTTCCCCTACAGAGTCAGAATTAAAGGGGAAACACCACAGAAGCACCCGTGTCGTGAGATTATGACAGCTAATTACCTGACCGCCCTTAAAGACAAGTTTCCTATTGGGACACACATGGTACCAGAGAACAGCTGAAATTTACTGAGGGGAACAGAACGCTTCCTATCACTGGTGTAATGCAGCTGACAGAAACTGTACGGGATAAAGCATTAAATGGCCATCTTCCCAAGAATACAAATGCTGGTCTCTCATATTGTATGATAACATGGCAAGAACAGACTGGGAAGTTCTCAGAGCAAAGTTTGCATTGATCTGCTTCCCTCCTAACAGATCAAAGGCAAACGTTATCCTCGTATCCTTGGTGTCAGTGACATAGAGGATCCCTCGGGCAATGAAGGCGTTGCCGGCCTTGGACTTGGGGTACGTAGTGTTGATGTGCTGCACCACGGAGAAGGTCCTCTCCTCCAGTTGTGCGACAAGGATGCTTGAGCCGTCCTCGCTGGAAGCATAGATAATCCAAAGGCCCTTTTCATCTACAGCTAAATTGAAGTACGTCTTGGAATTCACAAAGAGGTATTTTCTATCAAAATACAAGGCATTTTCAAGCTTCAGAGTTTGGGATGTTTCTTTGCCAAATTCAAATCTGAAatgtgtagaaaaaaaaaaagtagatatgaGACACCATTTTTATGGACAGGGGTGGTTTTTAGGCTCCTTTGTTAAACTAGGGTGGGGCctgggattctgcatttctagtAAGTTCCAGGTGCTCATTCTGCTATTACATCTGCAACACCGTGAGCAGTGAGAATGCAGAGGCTGGTGGCTACATCTCAGTGTCCACCTCCTAACCATGTGACCCTGGTAAAAGTCCTTCACTTCCTGAATCTTCAGGTGCCTGCTGACCTCCTGATATGCCCTCTCAAAGCTGCAAGGGGCCTTAAAAGATAATCTAGTCTGTCATTTCATTTTACTAATGAGAAAAGGAGATGTGACCAGCTCAGGAATACAGATAAGCAGTTTAAATTCAGGCTTTTGACCTCCAAGTTTGGGGGTGATTCCTCTACTCCACGCTGGAGTTTTAAGACAAAAATTTCACAGCAGGCTCAGCGAAGGAAGTCAGCAGCAGAGAAGTGAAGTAGCAAAGTCATGGCTGTGaagtcacttttctttctttagtaagCAAGTGGATCAATGAAGTGATGGGGTGAAACCCCAGGCCCTTCAGCTCCTGGAGGCTGTTTAATTTGGACTCCATATCTACATCATAGCAAAAGTGGATTTTGATTCAGCTTCaggaatgaaaattcagggtCTCAAGGCTAAAAGAAAAGCACTAGAGGGCGCCATCGAGCAGCAGAACTGTGACAGGTGCGAAGCTGCGGGTATGCACTGGAGTACAGCAAGCTTGAAGCCAGTTAGGAAATCCTGAAGTAAACTTGGAAAGAAACTAGATAAGACTGCGGGCTTGAGAAGGTCTTTGATGTCCATCTCTGCTCTCAGGGCTCCCCTTCCTCTGAATGCCAGGGATTCAGGACTGCCGTTCTAGCACTGGCACCAACAGTTGCTTTTCTTGATGAGGCTCGTCTCTTCCAGCAAAAAAGGGTCTAATTCAAGTCTGCCTCTGATTCTCCTCCCAGACTGTAGCCAGGCACTGGAGCAGGGCCCCAGTATAGTTGTTCTAACCAGTGCCTCACACAAGCTTCATGTCGTTAGAAGCCACTCTTTCTTAGGGTGGCCAATCCTCCTCTGCGGCTCATTCACCCCAGAACACCTCACGTAACTgccctcagttgctcagtcatgtctgactcttttgcgaacccatggactgtagcccaccagcctcttctgtccatgggattctctaggcaagaatactggagtgggtagccattcccttctacaggggatcttcccaacccagggatcaacccagctTTGATTGAacctgtttggcaggtggattctttaccactgtgccacctgggtggccctacacataTGGGAGCCACAGGGCTTCCGAGGAGAAAAgaccccgcctgccagtgcaggagacaaaagagatctGTGTtggatcgctgggtcgggaagatcccctggaggagggcatggcaacccactccagtgttcttgcctggagaaccccatggacagaggagcctggtgggctacagtccatggggtcacaaagagtcggacccaactgaagcaacttagcacacatgcgcaTGCAGGGAGCCACAGGGCTGAATGAGAACAAATGTCACAGAAAGCAGTGTGTTGGGGGAGAGAGGGCTTCTGAATGGGTGGCGGCTcagttatctttttcttttagcgCAAGATTCTGTCTAGATGAGGTAACCAGGAGGTGACGAGGCAGTGAGGGATCCCAGGATGGGGGGTAGTGCAGAGGCACAGGACGGGGTGCCTCCAGTGACGGCTGACATGTGTGTCTAATGTGGCTGGTTTAACTGCATGATGTATTAGCAAGCCCATGCCCATGAAGGAATCCAGTTCTCCCTCAAGATACAAGTCTCTTGTTTGGAATGATGAGGACCGTGGCTTTCATAACACTGGAATTGTCATTTCCAATGGGAGTACAGTTGGAGGGCTGCAGAGGTTCTCATCCACCTTTCCATTTGTAGTGAGGACACGGAAGTCACCGAAAGTGGTGTCTCTCCTCCGAGGTCATAAATAAGTAGGTGGGAGGGTTGGAACTTGATTGAGTTCACTGCTCCCTTGATTTGCCCAAGATAACCACTTCTGCCTCTAAAGCAGAGCACTTGATTTCTTCGTGAGCCATGCAGACAACCTTTAGCAATTCTTATGCAGACCAGGAAGCCTGGGCTGCTGTCCTGGGCCCAGACTACCTGGGTGGCCGCCTCTCCTGCCCATGGGAAAATGGAGGGCGCAGGGGAGGCGGCTTGGTGAGGGCTCTGTCAGGATGACAGAACCACCTGAAGGCCTTGCAGTCTCTAGTCCTCAGAGATCTCAGCTGTGACATGAAATTCTTCACACCCAACAGTTTTCAGAACAAAACCGATTTGAGGGTGTGACACCTTCCTGCCAGAGGGAGGTCTAGATTCTGCTCTTTCTTTCCCAAAGGATGAGAAAGTTTCCGCCCCCTGTTGCTCCCAGCCTCCTTCTCCCTGGCTCTGACCTTACACTTGGTTCCAGACCAGCAATAAATGCAGTGGGGCCCACTCCTTGTGGCCTGCGGTTCATTCAGTCAGCAAACCCTGACTGACCTCTGGCTGTGCGCCAGGCCCTGGGAACATAAAGAGGGTAGACCCACAGTCCCTTCCCCTAAGTAGCTGAAGTATGACTAAAGCGccacacacagtaggtgctagCTGGGGTGGGTGAGGAGGGGCAGCGGGGCCCTGAAGGACTCACCTCACGATGGTGTTGGAGCCTCCCTTGTGGTAGTAGAGAGAGTTGTTGTGAACAGTGTGACCACAGCCATGGAAATAGTACGGGAGGTGGATGAGCGTGTAACTGCCGTTCTGCAGCGAAGGCTGGTCTTCAAATTCCTTCACCCTGATGCCTGTAGGAGGGAAGCCAGGGAAAGGCAGTCACAGCTtggagggagtgggggaaggaggggtAAAAGGACGGAAGGtgagagtcagacatcctgcaaGGGTCCTTGTCCAGTTTCAAGATCCCAGGCTTCCAAACCCTAAGGTCAATTCTCTTCCGTGGATTCCTGAATTGTCTTTTGAACACAGTAACCAGAGTTGCCTTTGCTCCTCTCAGGAAAATGGTACCATTCCCTCCCCTACAATTTTATCAACTTTTCTGTCAGACTGCCATAGGCCAGCATCGTGACGAGCACCTGTGCGGTCCCCTCCCACCACTGCACTCCAAAGGGGCCATGTTGGCTCAATGGCCTTGCTCTTCCCTTTAGAGTCACAGATTCCCTCTCAGCTGGTCATCTGGACAGTTACTACCAGCTGATGAGTAAGCTTGGATGAAACCAAAGTAGCAAGTCTGAGCTATTGCTCTGACTAGTAGGCATGGCCAGGCCTCTTCTGGCATGGGGCCACTGCAATTCCTGACCACATCTGTTTGGGACAGTGTGATGCAGTAGATCTTCAAGATGATACCTCACCCTCTCCCCTGGGCTCTCAGATACTGTGGTATCTGAGAAAAGTGGCCAAAAGGATTCTCCTTAAAGAAAGATAgcctgtgcaaaaaaaaaaaaattgtctctgACATAGCTTCCTCATTATGGTTTCAGGGTTTCTTATGGTTTATCAATCAGGATGCTATTTGTTTCCTCCTGGACACTTTGCCCAAAAGCTACAGTGGGGGTGCCCTGGTCATGTCCCTATTATCTGAACTGTGAGGTTTGTCACCAGTGTGCTCAACTGAGAAGAGCATTCTGCCCACTCATTTGggctttctaaaataaaaaaaagcaattCTGTTACACCAATGAGCAAGGATTTCAGACACAGAAACAGGATAAGCCTGAAGGGAGGCAACAGAGGAAAGAAAGTTACAACAGAGATATGGATCATCTGCCAAGTAAAAGCACCTGAGAAATGTTCAGTCACCCAGATGCGTTCATCACTCTTGTTAGCAGACTCTCTTATCCAAGTCCCAAACGTCTCTTTAACTTTCAACACTTGTATTGGATTTCCAATTGATGTGATCATGGATtctattaaaagaagagaaagttaCTCACCTCCCAGTTATGACTGTAACCTACAAATTGGCAGTTGCCACTGGGACTTGCCacctacctctacaaggattaaatcatgtgctgagGCAGCTGCTGACTTTCCACATCCCCTGAAAGGAGCTAAGGGTGgacagcagaaatgaggcactctgtcctcagtgggggtgggagtgggggactggtagaacaggtcttcagatagatattttcagtagctgattttatgagcccaagctgaagaattgatgcttttgaactgtgatgttggagaagactctcgagagtcccttggactgcaaggagatccaacaagttcatcctaaaggagatcagtcctgaatgttcattggaaggattgatgctgaagctgaaactccaatactttggctacttgatacgaagaactgactcattggaaaagaccctgatgctgggaaagattgaaggcaggaggagaagaggacaacagaggatgagatggttggatggtatcaccgactcaatgaacatgagtttgagttaactctgggagttggtgatggacagggaagcctggcatggtgctgtccatgtgttcacgaagagttggacatgactgagcaactgaactgaactgaactgaagtcatgtATCTCTTCataaggtggctcagacagtaaagaatctgactgcaatgtgggagacccgggttcgatccctgggtaaggagatcccctggagaaggaaaaggtaatccactccagtatttttgtctgagaattctatggacagaggagcctggtgggctacagtccatggggtcacaaagagtcagacatgactgagagacttacactttcactttctaaatatctagaaaagcacccaaatccttcatggtgatgattgTTCCATGTGACTtgcagaaaccttctgcaaaaaacatgtgcttgattgcatgtactcctccttcaccaaaatcacatatatgctGACCTTTCTCCCTACTGAGAAAGGtttggagcagtttctctgaGCTACCTGAAATGCTTTCTCCTGGGCTATAGCCCTCATTTTGCAACAAAAGAAACATggctcacaactctcacattgtgctgattttattttatttttttagtccaTATGACTTTAAGATATCTGatttctgagttttaaaacaggatgctttgggacttccctgatggttcagtgggtaataacctgcctgccagtgcaggggacacaggttcgatctctggtccaggaagatgccacatgccgcagagcaactaagcccgtgcacccagagcctgtgctccgcaacaagagaaggcaccacaatgagaagtcctctcaacgcaactagagagtagcccccactcactgcaaccacagaaagcctgtacacagcaatgaagactcatacacaagtaattaaaaaaaataaacaggatgCTCTGTTTCTGTACCTGCTTCTGGGGAATGGTGTTCACTGATTTTCTCATCAGTTTTTCCAACCAAGGTATCATCATTTGGTACAGCACATGTCTCACCTAAAACAACAAAGACAATCAGAGCAAATGCAGTTGGCACAGTGAGATGTGTATAACTTTATAACTGGTGCTTTCCGCCACCTCACTCCAGATTCGAGTTCCATAAGCATCCTTGGTTTTCGCTTGCTTGCTTTGAAGCACCAACTCATACGCTTCCaattttgtttcctctgcctgatgAGGTCCCCACAAGCATTTCCTGACCATAGTTGCTAAGACTGGACGATCCCGAAAGGATGTCAGTAATAGGAAAATGTCACCTGAGTCAGCTATCCTAACCCTCAACaacctgggggcggggtggggaggaaggcttACTGACACGTTCCTGGCCACTCTGGGCAGGTGGGAATCTATCACAATTTGCATTTTCTGGAGggattttcactttcagtgaagCTGATGGAGATGAGGGAGCAGCCTCATGATGGGGTGGCCCATTGCACCCTGTCTTCCTGAACTGCCAGGGAGCAGAGGAGGAGGGAGCCTAGAGACAGCCCAGACCAGAGAGGTCggggcccctttcccctccccatttCCTGTCTGTATTTTTCTGCTCAAAGACCTGTGGGATCCAGGCCCTTGAGGGGCACCTGATTCATAGTTGGTTTGAGGCTATGACTAAGCATAAATTCATCTTCCTTAGCAAATGGGCTGAGTTCAGACCTTTGGTGAAGAGGTGGCTCAGGTGTCAGAAGCAGGACAGAAGGCGCGGGTCGCGTGGCCAGTGTGGAGATGAGAGGGAACAGACCGCCTGGCAGCAGGTCTCGGCAAATCGGGCTTTCTGGGAAAGACCAGGACCCACTTCCCCAGGCAAATACTGAGGGTTTCCCATCACCTTGTGCTTGCTAGATAGAAAGGAGCACCTCCACCGTCACTAGGGAAACACACAGAATAAACTAGAGAGGTGTCTTTACTAGGAGTAAAATAGGGAGGCTCTTCTCTACCCTTCCTTTAGCTGGATGAGCCCTGTCTCTCTGAAGCCCTTCTGCCATGGATGAGAGCGGTGTCGGGGCTGTTAGACCCCCCACATACAATCCTGCCTCTCGAGTTCCCACTTAGGGGCCTGGGCTTTGcacagagagggacagagagacccTCCCATTCTTAGTCTGAAGAAAAGGTCTCATTAGCTCGTGCGGGACCTACCCACCAACTTCTAAAGctgagggggtgggatggggttaaAGAAGAAGCGGGAGTGAGGGTCGAGCTCAGATGCTGGATGCCGGGCAATCAGGACGCACTTCTGGGAGGCAGAGCAGAAGGAATCGGCCTCTCTTTTAAAGCAGTTTTCACAACCCTGAAGCCCATCCCCTCCCTGCCAACCAGCCTCTTAGCAGGCAGGCTAGGCTGGGAGGGCACCTCTCCAACACCCCTCTCACTGCTGACAGAGCCTCTGGCAAGTCCGAATTCCATAGAAGCAGGGTCAGACTTCCCCTCTGCTCAGGGGAAGGGTCTGCTCAGCCTGTACCCCCAGGGAATCTGAACAAAGGGCTGATGCTAAGGGAGGGGGTGGTGTTGAATTAACAGCCTGCTCACAGCTGGGCAGGGTCACAATCAGGTTCTATTCACTGGGCGTGGTGGTGACATCTCTGAAAGCTCATATTCACCCATTCTGACAGCTGAGTGTGTTCCCTATCCCCCACCCAAACATCTTCCAGGAGGAACAATGTACCAGACAGAATGAAAGAGTGTTTAGGAAAGTGGTGGAGAAATCCACAGCAAGTGAGAGAGAAACCCCAATCAGGACCCTCTTCTCTGCTTGCCAGGAAGCCAGGCATCCAGGTGTGCCTCCTCATGGCCCAAGGTAGGGGAATAAGTCCCTGAACATCGCTGTGTGGAGAAGTTCTAGCAGCACCTGAGAAGGACTTTTCATTGACACGGCCCTTGATTTCTTCTTAGCTCTCAACCCCACGGCCACCCCTGTCACAACTGGCCGAAGAACAAGCCGTCCAGGCCTGCCAGAGATCAGGTGCCCTt of the Muntiacus reevesi chromosome 7, mMunRee1.1, whole genome shotgun sequence genome contains:
- the GLDN gene encoding gliomedin, which codes for MAGGAERGRGGAGWGLRGALAAVALLSALNAAGTVFALCQWRGLSAALRALEAQRGREQREDSALRAFLAELSRAPRRGPAPPPDPASAARNKRSHGGEPAQHIRAESHDMLMMMTYSMVPIRVMVDLCNSTRGICLTGPPGPAGPPGVSGLPGHNGSDGQPGPQGPKGEKGASGKRGKMGPPGATGTPGEKGDPGELGLPGNEGPAGQKGDKGDKGDVSNDVLPAGAKGDQGPPGPPGPPGPPGPPGPPGPPGSRRKGPRQPNMFNGQCPGETCAVPNDDTLVGKTDEKISEHHSPEAESMITSIGNPIQVLKVKETFGTWIRESANKSDERIWVTEHFSGIRVKEFEDQPSLQNGSYTLIHLPYYFHGCGHTVHNNSLYYHKGGSNTIVRFEFGKETSQTLKLENALYFDRKYLFVNSKTYFNLAVDEKGLWIIYASSEDGSSILVAQLEERTFSVVQHINTTYPKSKAGNAFIARGILYVTDTKDTRITFAFDLLGGKQINANFALRTSQSVLAMLSYNMRDQHLYSWEDGHLMLYPVQFLSAALHQ